A window from Gossypium raimondii isolate GPD5lz chromosome 7, ASM2569854v1, whole genome shotgun sequence encodes these proteins:
- the LOC105788764 gene encoding transmembrane 9 superfamily member 4, which produces MDRIRAFLVAVAVVTICGIPQVRSTASDHRYKAGDEVPLYANKVGPYHNPSETYRYFDFPFCSSAPVKEKKEALGEVLNGDRLVSAPYKLEFLTEKEAEIACKRKLTKEEVVKFRKAVSKDYYFQMYYDDLPIWGFLGKVEKEGKTDPADYKYYLFKHLVFEIHHNKDRVIEITVRSDPNALVDLTEDVPVDVDFMYTVKWKETNTPFEKRMDKYSLSSSLPHHLEIHWFSIINSCVTVLLLTGFLATILMRVLKNDFIKYAHDEESADDQEESGWKYIHGDVFRYPKHKSLFAAALGSGTQLFTLTSFIFILALVGVFYPYNRGALFTALVVIYALTSGIAGYTAASFYCQLEGTNWVRNLLLTGSLFCGPLFVTFCFLNTVAIAYKATAALPFGTIVVIFLIWALVTSPLLVLGGIAGKNSKAEFQAPCRTTKYPREIPPLPWYRKTIPQMAMAGFLPFSAIYIELYYIFASVWGHRIYTIYSILFIVFIILLIVTAFITVALTYFQLAAEDHEWWWRSFLCGGSTGLFIYTYCLYYYNARSDMSGFMQTSFFFGYMACICYGFFLMLGAIGFRASLLFVRHIYRSIKCE; this is translated from the exons ATGGATAGAATAAGGGCGTTTTTGGTAGCCGTGGCGGTTGTCACCATATGCGGCATACCTCAGGTCAGATCCACCGCTTCCGATCATCGTTACAAAGCTGGTGATGAAGTTCCTCTTTATGCTAATAAAGTAGGTCCTTATCACAATCCCAG TGAGACCTATCGTTACTTCGATTTTCCGTTCTGTTCCTCAG CTCCCGTGAAGGAGAAGAAGGAAGCTTTGGGTGAAGTATTGAATGGAGATCGACTAGTGAGTGCGCCTTATAAACTTGAGTTTTTGACGGAGAAAGAGGCTGAAATTGCTTGTAAAAGGAAGCTTACGAAGGAAGAAGTGGTCAAGTTCAGAAAAGCTGTCTCGAAAGACTATTACTTCCAGATGTACTACGATGACCTTCCCATTTGGGGTTTCTTGGGGAAAGTTGAAAAGGAAGGGAAGACCGATCCAGCTGATTACAAATATTACCTCTTTAAGCATCTCGTTTTTGAGATCCATCATAACAAGGATCGTGTCATTGAGATCACTGTTCGATCTGATCCCAACGCCCTTGTGGATCTCACTGAAGATGTACCAGTTGATGTGGATTTTATGTACACTGTTAAATGGAAGGAAACCAACACTCCTTTCGAGAAACGGATGGACAAGTACTCGCTATCTTCTTCCTTGCCACACCATTTGGAAATCCACTGGTTCTCAATCATCAACTCATGTGTCACCGTTTTGTTATTGACTGGTTTCCTGGCCACCATTCTTATGCGAGTCCTGAAGAATGATTTCATCAA GTATGCACATGATGAGGAATCGGCAGATGACCAGGAGGAGTCTGGGTGGAAGTATATTCATGGTGATGTGTTCAGATACCCCAAGCACAAGTCCTTGTTTGCCGCCGCCCTTGGTTCTGGCACCCAGCTCTTCACTCT TACAAGTTTCATTTTTATCCTTGCTCTAGTTGGGGTCTTTTATCCATATAACCGAGGAGCTCTTTTCACTGCTCTGGTCGTCATTTATGCCCTTACATCTGGCATTGCTGGGTACACTGCAGCTTCTTTCTATTGCCAGCTAGAAGGAACAAATTGG GTGAGAAACTTATTACTAACCGGAAGCTTGTTTTGCGGACCTCTGTTTGTCACATTTTGCTTTCTTAATACCGTCGCAATTGCTTATAAAGCCACAGCAGCATTGCCATTTGGAACCATTGTGGTGATTTTTCTCATATGGGCTCTAGTCACTTCACCTTTATTAGTATTAGGAGGTATTGCTGGGAAGAATAGTAAGGCGGAGTTTCAAGCCCCTTGTCGCACCACAAAATATCCTAGAGAGATCCCACCATTGCCTTGGTACCGGAAAACTATTCCTCAGATGGCAATGGCAGGTTTCTTGCCATTCAGTGCTATCTATATTGAACTTTACTACATATTTGCCAGCGTGTGGGGACATAGGATCTACACCATATACAGCATCCTGTTTATTGTCTTTATCATTCTCTTGATTGTCACTGCTTTTATCACTGTGGCTTTGACTTATTTTCAACTTGCTGCTGAAGACCATGAGTGGTGGTGGAG GTCCTTCCTTTGTGGTGGGTCTACCGGGCTGTTCATATACACCTACTGTTTGTATTATTACAATGCACGGTCAGACATGTCAGGCTTCATGCAAACTTCGTTCTTCTTTGGGTACATGGCCTGCATTTGCTATGGCTTCTTCCTCATGCTCGGGGCTATCGGCTTCCGTGCATCTCTGCTCTTTGTTCGACACATTTACCGTTCAATCAAGTGTGAGTAG